A part of Micromonospora chersina genomic DNA contains:
- a CDS encoding winged helix DNA-binding domain-containing protein — protein sequence MVDRRQVMNFRVSAQQLDRAEGTLEDTAVLDIGVQDTGPDGARWALALRGVDVAAMSAEDLILLWTVRGAPHLYRRADAGKVAAAVEPFSDADAGKRIYDAAKPLKAAGIGIMAALDEVAAHMRAVVTEPTVKGDVSGRLAKVMPEPYLRFCRPCDATHLYEMPFRLAAVRAGLELQLDTSPPVLRRIPRFTKAATSDDRLDLVRTYLRLLGPATPRHVADYLDAPVKDVKARWPEDVIEVVVDGEVRSLLAGDEQAFDSADGRATRLLGPYDLFLQAKDRATLVPDTAHVKELWPVLGRPGAVLADGELVGIWRPRKSGKTFKVAVQPWRTLSATTRKDIVEQAEHLAAYRGVPLAGVEFPA from the coding sequence GTGGTTGATCGGCGCCAGGTGATGAACTTCCGCGTTAGCGCCCAGCAGCTGGACCGGGCCGAGGGCACGCTGGAAGACACCGCCGTGCTCGACATCGGGGTGCAGGACACCGGTCCGGACGGCGCCCGGTGGGCGCTGGCCCTCCGCGGGGTCGATGTGGCGGCGATGTCCGCGGAGGACCTGATCCTGCTGTGGACCGTGCGCGGCGCTCCTCACCTCTACCGCCGCGCCGACGCGGGGAAGGTGGCGGCCGCGGTCGAGCCGTTCTCCGACGCTGACGCCGGGAAGCGCATCTACGACGCGGCGAAGCCGTTGAAGGCGGCGGGAATCGGCATCATGGCCGCCCTCGACGAGGTAGCCGCTCACATGCGGGCCGTCGTCACCGAGCCGACGGTCAAGGGGGACGTCTCCGGCCGCTTGGCGAAGGTGATGCCGGAGCCGTACCTGCGGTTCTGCCGGCCGTGCGACGCCACCCACCTCTACGAGATGCCGTTCCGGTTGGCCGCCGTACGGGCCGGGCTGGAGTTGCAACTCGACACGTCGCCCCCGGTCCTGCGACGCATCCCCCGGTTCACGAAGGCGGCCACCTCGGACGACCGACTCGACCTCGTTCGCACGTATCTGCGTCTGCTCGGCCCGGCCACCCCCAGGCACGTGGCCGACTATCTCGACGCCCCGGTCAAGGACGTGAAGGCACGCTGGCCCGAGGACGTGATCGAGGTGGTGGTCGACGGCGAGGTGCGCTCACTGCTGGCCGGCGACGAGCAGGCGTTCGACTCGGCTGATGGCAGGGCAACCCGTCTTCTCGGGCCGTACGATCTGTTCCTCCAGGCCAAGGATCGGGCGACCCTGGTGCCGGACACGGCCCACGTCAAGGAGTTGTGGCCGGTGCTGGGTCGTCCCGGTGCCGTCCTGGCCGACGGTGAACTGGTCGGCATCTGGCGTCCCCGCAAGTCCGGCAAGACCTTCAAGGTCGCCGTCCAGCCGTGGCGGACGCTGTCGGCGACGACGCGCAAGGACATCGTCGAACAGGCCGAACACCTCGCCGCGTACCGCGGTGTTCCGCTCGCCGGCGTCGAATTCCCCGCTTAG
- a CDS encoding GNAT family N-acetyltransferase, producing MKITRLITVEDAPTLADLLRANREFLAPWDPIRSEDYFTADGQHAVIEADLQQHEQGSKLPHVILDESGRVIGRITLNGIVRGPFQSCAMGYWVSAGHNGRGFATRAVREIVRVAFEELGLHRVQAETLLHNVRSQRVLERNGFVRFGMAPEYLNIAGRWQDHNMYQVVKPPSATG from the coding sequence ATGAAGATCACCCGACTCATCACCGTGGAGGATGCGCCGACCCTGGCCGACCTGCTCCGCGCCAACCGGGAGTTCCTCGCGCCGTGGGACCCGATCCGGAGCGAGGACTACTTCACGGCGGACGGCCAGCACGCCGTCATCGAAGCCGATCTCCAGCAGCACGAGCAGGGGTCGAAGCTGCCCCACGTCATCCTCGACGAGTCCGGACGGGTGATCGGCCGCATCACGCTCAACGGCATCGTGCGCGGCCCCTTCCAGTCCTGCGCCATGGGCTACTGGGTCAGCGCCGGTCACAACGGCCGAGGGTTCGCGACCAGGGCGGTGCGTGAGATCGTGCGGGTGGCCTTCGAGGAGTTGGGGCTGCACCGGGTGCAGGCGGAGACCCTGCTGCACAACGTCAGATCCCAGCGGGTGCTGGAGCGCAACGGGTTCGTGCGGTTCGGCATGGCGCCGGAATACCTCAACATCGCCGGCCGGTGGCAGGACCACAACATGTATCAGGTGGTGAAGCCGCCCTCGGCAACCGGTTGA